A DNA window from Akkermansiaceae bacterium contains the following coding sequences:
- a CDS encoding L,D-transpeptidase: MQKPGTGLAAYQNYDRPAKLPGNPDNVTVKISIRRQRAYVMEGQEMLLAMPVSVGTPSTPTPRGHFRITDKQEKRRTKNGSPTPYWCGFAPKLGFHTGWLKHYPCTDGSIRMHENLAPKFFRLVKRGTPVEISYAQTEDLTHWRMPLPPDSGPLPDYPASFYKGDGYFNRHKEPVFQ; this comes from the coding sequence ATGCAGAAGCCGGGGACAGGGCTGGCCGCCTACCAGAACTATGACCGCCCGGCGAAACTTCCCGGAAACCCGGACAACGTGACGGTGAAGATCTCCATCCGCCGCCAGCGCGCGTACGTGATGGAGGGACAGGAAATGCTGCTGGCCATGCCCGTTTCCGTCGGCACGCCCTCCACCCCCACCCCGCGCGGGCATTTCCGGATCACCGACAAACAGGAGAAACGCCGGACCAAGAACGGCTCCCCCACCCCCTATTGGTGCGGATTCGCCCCAAAGCTGGGCTTCCATACCGGCTGGCTGAAGCACTATCCCTGCACGGATGGCAGCATCCGCATGCACGAGAACCTGGCTCCGAAATTCTTCCGCCTGGTGAAGCGCGGCACTCCGGTCGAAATTTCCTATGCCCAGACCGAGGATCTAACCCACTGGCGCATGCCCCTGCCACCCGACTCCGGCCCGCTGCCGGACTACCCGGCCAGCTTCTACAAGGGCGACGGCTATTTCAACCGGCACAAGGAGCCGGTATTCCAGTAA
- a CDS encoding fumarate hydratase, which produces MAEKPFFYQDPFPLGPDTTEYELLTTEFVSTAEFDGKTILKIDPQALTLLAAEAIKAVNFTLRPAHLAQVAAILDDPEATDNDRMVALMLLKNAEIAAKGILPACQDTGTATIVGKKGQQVWTGCDDAEFLSKGIHQTYTKENLRYSQTAPLDMYEEVNTKTNLPAQIDLYATKGESYKFLFVSKGGGSANKTFLYQETKALLNPKRLKEFCVEKMKSLGTAACPPYHMAFVIGGTSAENCLKTVKLASTKYYDALPTTGNEHGRAFRDIELEKELLELARNVGIGAQFGGKYLALDVRVVRLPRHGASCPVGLGVSCSADRQAKAKITKDGIFLEKLEKNPGRFIPEKYRDWKFKGVTIDLDEGMEKTLETLSKYPVTTALSLNGTIIVARDIAHAKLKEILETDGELPDYFKKYPVYYAGPAKTPAGMASGSFGPTTAGRMDSYVDLFQEHGGSMVMLAKGNRSKQVTDACKKHGGFYLGSAGGPAALLAQDHIKSQEVVAFPELGMEAVWKITVENFPAFILVDNKGNDFFQQINNCPVC; this is translated from the coding sequence ATGGCCGAGAAACCATTCTTCTACCAGGACCCATTCCCGCTCGGTCCGGACACCACGGAATACGAACTCCTCACCACGGAGTTCGTCTCCACGGCGGAATTCGACGGGAAGACGATCCTCAAAATCGACCCGCAGGCCCTGACCCTCCTCGCGGCAGAGGCGATCAAGGCCGTCAATTTCACCCTCCGCCCGGCCCACCTCGCGCAGGTGGCCGCCATCCTGGATGATCCGGAGGCCACGGACAACGACCGGATGGTTGCACTGATGCTGCTGAAGAACGCGGAAATCGCCGCGAAGGGCATCCTCCCCGCCTGCCAGGATACCGGTACCGCCACCATCGTTGGCAAGAAAGGCCAGCAGGTCTGGACCGGCTGCGATGACGCCGAATTTCTCTCGAAGGGCATCCACCAGACCTACACGAAGGAAAACCTCCGCTACTCCCAGACCGCGCCGCTGGACATGTATGAGGAGGTCAACACGAAGACCAACCTGCCCGCGCAGATCGACCTCTACGCGACCAAGGGCGAGTCCTACAAATTCCTCTTCGTCAGCAAGGGTGGCGGCTCCGCCAACAAGACCTTCCTCTACCAGGAAACAAAGGCGCTGCTGAACCCGAAGCGGCTGAAGGAGTTCTGCGTGGAGAAAATGAAGTCGCTGGGCACCGCCGCGTGCCCGCCTTACCACATGGCCTTTGTCATCGGCGGCACCTCCGCCGAGAACTGCCTGAAGACGGTGAAGCTGGCTTCGACCAAATACTACGACGCCCTGCCGACCACCGGCAACGAGCATGGCCGCGCCTTCCGCGACATCGAACTGGAGAAGGAACTGCTGGAACTGGCTCGAAATGTAGGCATCGGCGCGCAGTTCGGCGGGAAATACCTCGCGCTTGATGTCCGGGTCGTCCGCCTGCCCCGTCACGGTGCCTCCTGCCCCGTCGGCCTTGGCGTTTCCTGCTCCGCCGACCGCCAGGCGAAGGCAAAGATCACCAAGGACGGCATCTTCCTCGAAAAGCTGGAGAAGAATCCCGGACGTTTCATTCCGGAGAAATACCGCGACTGGAAGTTCAAGGGCGTCACCATCGACCTCGACGAGGGCATGGAGAAGACCCTGGAGACGCTTTCCAAATACCCCGTCACCACCGCGCTTTCCCTGAACGGCACCATCATCGTCGCGCGGGACATCGCCCACGCGAAGCTCAAGGAGATCCTGGAAACGGACGGGGAACTGCCGGACTATTTCAAGAAATACCCCGTCTACTACGCCGGACCGGCGAAGACGCCCGCGGGCATGGCGAGCGGTTCCTTCGGCCCCACCACCGCGGGCCGGATGGACAGCTATGTCGATCTGTTCCAGGAACACGGCGGCTCCATGGTCATGCTGGCGAAGGGCAACCGCTCGAAGCAGGTGACGGACGCCTGCAAGAAACACGGCGGCTTTTACCTCGGCTCCGCCGGTGGTCCCGCCGCGCTGCTGGCACAGGACCACATCAAGAGCCAGGAGGTCGTCGCCTTCCCGGAACTGGGTATGGAGGCGGTCTGGAAAATCACCGTCGAAAACTTCCCTGCCTTCATCCTGGTGGACAACAAGGGGAACGACTTCTTCCAACAGATCAACAACTGCCCCGTTTGCTGA
- the mdoH gene encoding glucans biosynthesis glucosyltransferase MdoH, which produces MEGHDPTSDIKTERRYYGRFKTTVRRFIFFSTVLVVTTASSLWLADLFYRDGYHKVNGILLGIFIILNGLLTLGSLHAVFGAIDMLLGRRQAVRITKLADGMDGPLSRRFAVVMPIYNEDSHKICARIEAIYRSIEATGHLESFDFFILSDTRDLDLWVLEETAWTNLCRNLDAFGRIYYRRRKKNENRKAGNIGDFVRTWGGGYEGMVVLDADSLMDGADILKMARVMEAHPRLGILQTPPKLIRGNSIFTRLQQFAMRLYGPLFIRGLNFWQLGGGSYWGHNALIRLKPFSDYCELPDLPGKEPFGGKILSHDFVEAALMVSQGWEVWLAWDIEGTYEEAPPTLVDHLIRDRRWCQGNLQHMWLIFARNLPFSVRMHLFMGIMAYLGSPVWFLFLLTGTWLAWERANSDLSALPFESFVERWLHIGRGEQSIILTIFVFTLLFLPKILAVTGAILVPRIRRSFGGFFPLVTGLTVETVVSILLAPCIMASHTMMVVSIFLGRAVGWGNQNRETDGTAWADAFRVHLFPTVLGIAWSFVAFKISPTFAAWMSPILLGLVLSIPVSVITSRTRYGKALRRSNILATPEEIDTPSVILLADAAKSSYDPALDSSAEHRQGVVAAIVDPYVNGVHVSLLEFSELTPAGEALAERCLSEGPAALSKNEMSELMYLAPAMLHMHRSVWLRSTEGIHSVWTQALESYRRRLDSHTTEA; this is translated from the coding sequence ATGGAGGGCCACGATCCCACATCCGACATCAAGACTGAGCGGCGCTACTACGGCCGCTTCAAGACCACGGTGCGGCGCTTCATCTTCTTCAGCACGGTGCTGGTGGTGACCACCGCCTCCAGCCTGTGGCTGGCGGACCTGTTCTACCGGGACGGCTACCACAAGGTGAACGGGATCCTGCTCGGCATCTTCATCATCCTCAACGGCCTCCTCACCCTCGGTTCGCTCCATGCCGTTTTCGGCGCGATCGACATGCTGCTGGGGCGCAGGCAGGCGGTGCGCATCACGAAGCTGGCCGATGGAATGGACGGCCCGCTCTCCCGCCGCTTCGCGGTGGTCATGCCGATCTACAACGAGGACTCCCACAAGATCTGCGCGCGCATCGAGGCGATCTACCGGTCGATCGAGGCCACCGGCCACCTGGAGTCGTTCGATTTCTTCATCCTCAGCGACACCCGCGACCTCGACCTGTGGGTGCTGGAGGAAACGGCCTGGACGAACCTCTGCCGGAACCTGGACGCCTTCGGCCGCATCTACTACCGCCGCCGGAAGAAGAACGAGAACCGGAAGGCCGGCAACATCGGCGACTTCGTCCGCACCTGGGGTGGCGGCTATGAGGGCATGGTCGTGCTGGACGCGGACAGCCTGATGGACGGCGCGGACATCCTCAAAATGGCCCGCGTGATGGAGGCGCACCCGCGCCTCGGCATCCTCCAGACCCCGCCGAAGCTCATCCGCGGCAACTCCATCTTCACCCGCCTGCAGCAGTTCGCCATGCGGCTCTATGGCCCGCTGTTCATCCGCGGCCTGAATTTCTGGCAGCTCGGCGGCGGCAGCTACTGGGGTCACAACGCGCTCATCCGCCTGAAGCCATTCTCCGACTACTGCGAGCTTCCCGACCTGCCCGGCAAGGAGCCTTTCGGCGGGAAGATCCTGAGCCACGACTTCGTGGAGGCCGCGCTGATGGTTTCGCAGGGCTGGGAAGTCTGGCTCGCCTGGGACATCGAGGGAACCTACGAGGAAGCCCCGCCGACGCTGGTGGACCACCTCATCCGCGACCGCCGCTGGTGCCAGGGCAACCTCCAGCACATGTGGCTGATCTTCGCGCGGAACCTCCCCTTCAGCGTGCGGATGCACCTTTTCATGGGCATCATGGCCTACCTGGGCAGCCCGGTCTGGTTCCTGTTCCTGCTCACCGGCACCTGGCTGGCATGGGAGCGTGCCAACAGCGACCTGAGCGCCCTGCCTTTCGAGAGTTTCGTGGAGCGCTGGCTGCACATCGGCCGCGGGGAGCAGAGCATCATCCTCACCATCTTCGTCTTCACGCTGCTGTTCCTGCCGAAGATCCTGGCCGTCACCGGAGCCATCCTGGTGCCGCGCATCCGCCGCTCGTTCGGTGGTTTCTTCCCGCTGGTCACCGGACTGACCGTGGAAACCGTCGTCTCCATCCTGCTGGCCCCGTGCATCATGGCCTCCCATACCATGATGGTGGTGAGCATCTTCCTCGGCCGGGCGGTCGGCTGGGGCAACCAGAACCGGGAAACGGACGGAACCGCGTGGGCGGACGCCTTCCGGGTGCATCTGTTCCCCACCGTGCTGGGCATCGCGTGGAGCTTTGTCGCGTTCAAGATTTCACCCACTTTCGCCGCGTGGATGTCCCCCATCCTGCTCGGCCTTGTCCTTTCCATTCCGGTTTCGGTCATCACCAGCCGCACCCGCTACGGCAAGGCGCTGCGGCGGAGCAACATCCTCGCCACCCCTGAGGAGATCGACACACCGTCCGTCATCCTGCTTGCAGATGCCGCGAAGTCCTCCTACGACCCGGCACTGGACTCCTCCGCTGAACACAGGCAAGGCGTCGTCGCAGCCATTGTGGACCCTTACGTGAACGGCGTGCACGTCTCCCTGCTGGAGTTTTCCGAACTGACCCCGGCCGGGGAAGCCCTCGCCGAGCGCTGCCTGAGCGAAGGACCCGCGGCCCTCTCGAAAAACGAGATGTCGGAGTTGATGTATCTCGCCCCCGCCATGCTCCACATGCACCGCTCCGTCTGGCTGCGCTCCACGGAAGGCATTCACTCCGTCTGGACGCAGGCACTGGAAAGCTACCGCCGCCGGCTGGACAGCCACACGACGGAGGCCTGA
- a CDS encoding glucan biosynthesis protein has protein sequence MPRTLVLLSTLTVLTQSAFSQTWEREDVTFPSIESRAKDLANKPYVAPDKAGLPDWMKNLTYDQYRDIRFNPDQALWAGDKLPFRAMLFHPGYIYNEPVRLNEFTATHTQRIRLAEAFFNYGPLVKKHGDLPADGGFAGFRLHAPLNNEYFDELAVFQGASYWRALGKNQRYGISARGIAVDTGSEGVKEEFPQFREFWLRKPDANDKSATAYAVLDGPSYTGAYSFKIEPGEDTTISVTAVLFARKEVKRLGIAPMSSMYWFGENSRRRFDDFRPEVHDSDGLSIRMSTGERLWRPITNDTNKLEFSFFEMDKCEGFGLLQRDRRFSAYEDAEANYHMRPSLWIEPTSDWGAGRVMLMEIPTTNELADNVVALWEPKETPKAGDRVEFSYKQHWTVAEDPSMAGGRVIATRTGLHDWQPEQRTIAVEFAGPNLEKPDEKPLQALVQGVGPNSEKIKISGVAVQKLPENRWRVGFQVSPAAEGGKLADVGQVELRCSLRRGESEFLTETWVYRINP, from the coding sequence GTGCCACGGACTCTCGTTCTGTTATCCACCCTCACCGTCCTCACCCAATCCGCTTTTTCCCAGACCTGGGAACGCGAGGATGTGACCTTCCCCTCCATCGAGAGCCGGGCGAAAGATCTCGCGAACAAGCCCTACGTGGCGCCGGACAAGGCCGGACTGCCCGACTGGATGAAGAACCTGACCTACGACCAGTACCGGGACATCCGCTTCAACCCGGACCAGGCGCTGTGGGCGGGCGACAAGCTCCCTTTCCGCGCGATGCTGTTCCACCCCGGCTACATCTATAATGAGCCGGTGCGGCTGAACGAGTTCACCGCGACCCACACCCAGCGCATCCGCCTGGCGGAGGCCTTCTTCAACTACGGCCCGCTGGTGAAAAAACACGGCGACCTGCCCGCTGACGGCGGTTTCGCGGGCTTCCGCCTCCACGCCCCCCTCAACAACGAATACTTCGACGAGCTGGCCGTTTTCCAAGGTGCCAGCTACTGGCGCGCACTGGGGAAAAACCAGCGCTACGGCATCTCCGCACGCGGCATCGCCGTGGATACCGGCTCGGAGGGAGTGAAAGAAGAGTTCCCCCAGTTCAGGGAATTCTGGCTGCGCAAGCCGGACGCGAATGACAAGTCCGCCACCGCCTACGCCGTGCTGGACGGTCCCTCCTACACGGGAGCGTATTCCTTCAAGATCGAGCCGGGAGAGGACACCACCATCAGTGTCACCGCCGTTCTTTTCGCCCGCAAGGAGGTGAAGCGCCTGGGCATCGCCCCGATGTCCTCGATGTATTGGTTCGGGGAGAACTCCCGCCGCCGCTTCGATGACTTCCGCCCGGAGGTCCATGACTCCGACGGCCTCTCCATCCGGATGAGCACCGGCGAGCGTCTGTGGCGGCCGATCACCAACGACACGAACAAGCTCGAGTTCAGCTTCTTCGAAATGGACAAATGCGAGGGCTTCGGCCTGCTCCAGCGCGACCGCCGTTTCAGCGCCTATGAGGATGCGGAGGCGAACTACCACATGCGCCCGTCCCTTTGGATCGAACCGACCTCCGACTGGGGTGCCGGCCGCGTGATGCTGATGGAGATCCCGACGACCAACGAGCTTGCCGACAACGTCGTCGCACTCTGGGAGCCGAAGGAAACCCCGAAGGCCGGTGACCGCGTGGAGTTCTCCTACAAGCAGCACTGGACCGTGGCGGAAGACCCCTCCATGGCAGGTGGCCGGGTGATCGCCACCCGCACCGGGCTGCACGACTGGCAGCCGGAGCAGCGCACCATCGCCGTGGAATTCGCCGGGCCGAATCTCGAGAAACCGGATGAAAAACCGCTCCAGGCACTGGTCCAGGGTGTGGGTCCCAACTCTGAAAAGATCAAAATCTCCGGCGTGGCCGTCCAGAAACTGCCGGAAAACCGCTGGCGTGTGGGCTTTCAGGTCTCTCCCGCCGCCGAAGGTGGCAAACTCGCCGATGTCGGTCAGGTGGAACTGCGCTGTTCCCTCCGCCGCGGCGAATCCGAGTTCCTCACCGAGACATGGGTCTATCGAATCAATCCCTAG
- a CDS encoding class I SAM-dependent methyltransferase: MPQPYVSLEAEFHDAFWAEDDDATEVSLMERFLASHPGRALEMGSGSGRLLLPLLADHPEVEGLELSDDMIRLCHETAELAGEQVVVHRGDMTDWKPEKTYRSLLVPAFTFQLAEDPAATLRHWRTLLEDGGGLYLTIFIPFAELEGEMEENVWHPDHEAALADGRTAKLDTLHRIDPEKQILDRRHRYYFADSPADFHESRQILRWFTPGQLHELLSASGFEVTETFVDFDPSRPATGTEIDESDGILTFHAVAGRT, from the coding sequence ATGCCGCAACCTTACGTCTCCCTGGAAGCCGAGTTCCATGACGCCTTCTGGGCGGAGGATGATGATGCGACGGAGGTTTCCCTGATGGAGCGGTTCCTCGCCTCCCACCCCGGGCGGGCGCTGGAGATGGGCTCAGGCTCCGGCAGGTTGCTGCTGCCGCTGCTGGCGGACCACCCGGAGGTTGAGGGACTGGAGCTTTCCGATGACATGATCCGCCTGTGCCACGAAACAGCGGAACTGGCGGGCGAACAGGTGGTGGTCCACCGGGGGGACATGACGGACTGGAAACCGGAAAAAACCTACCGCTCATTGCTGGTTCCCGCCTTCACCTTCCAGCTCGCGGAGGATCCCGCTGCCACCCTCCGCCACTGGCGCACCCTGCTGGAGGACGGCGGCGGGCTTTACCTGACCATTTTCATCCCCTTCGCGGAGTTGGAGGGAGAAATGGAGGAGAATGTCTGGCATCCGGACCATGAGGCCGCCCTCGCCGATGGCCGGACCGCGAAACTGGACACCCTGCACCGGATCGACCCGGAAAAACAAATATTGGACCGGCGGCACCGCTACTACTTCGCCGACTCCCCGGCCGACTTCCACGAATCCCGCCAGATCCTGCGATGGTTCACTCCCGGACAACTGCACGAACTCCTCTCCGCCTCCGGTTTCGAAGTCACGGAAACCTTCGTGGACTTCGACCCCTCCCGTCCCGCCACCGGGACGGAGATCGACGAATCCGACGGCATCCTGACCTTCCACGCCGTCGCCGGGCGGACCTGA